The following proteins are co-located in the Dyadobacter chenwenxiniae genome:
- a CDS encoding YfbK domain-containing protein: MKSKIALLLFFALTAFTLLQNRKITGVVTDEYQKPLAGVMVSVPNTMISTTTDSLGRYTIQVPAYALKLTFVLPHLTTQQIDIGKSNTINVTLKTGRINLTEALADHQTVHRKVSGSYVKMESAPQTFMAPMQRYQPGETENYNPINENGFQVASQMPVTTFSVDVDRAAYSNTRRFLNNGQMPPVDAVRIEEMINYFDYDYAGPSGEHPIAVSTEMTDSPWNPGLKLLHIGLQAKTVPTKNLPASNLVFLIDVSGSMSDQNKLPLLKQAFKLLVDQLRPQDKISIVVYAGAAGEILKPTSGSEKMTIKEALDGLEAGGSTAGGAGIELAYKLAKDNFIKNGNNRVILATDGDFNVGISSEGALQRLIEEKRKEGIFLSIMGFGMGNYKDSHIETLADKGNGNYAYIDNIQEARKEFVQEFGGTLFTIAKDVKIQIEFNPRHVQAYRLIGYENRALKNEEFHDDKKDAGEMGSGHTVTALYEIVPTGAKSPYLSKNDALKYQKTDASDIGKTDEMLTLKIRYKKPDEDQSVLFDMPVKNISRPMAACSENLRFASAVAEFGLLLRGSEFKGKASYRDVIARAKTAFGKDEEGYRSEFVQLVKTAETLDNRKETAQKD, from the coding sequence ATGAAAAGTAAAATTGCGTTGCTCCTCTTTTTCGCCCTGACTGCATTTACATTGCTGCAGAACAGGAAAATCACCGGCGTTGTGACGGACGAGTATCAAAAACCACTTGCCGGTGTAATGGTCTCGGTCCCGAATACTATGATTTCAACCACCACAGATTCGCTCGGCCGTTACACTATCCAGGTGCCGGCTTATGCGCTCAAACTGACATTCGTTCTGCCGCATTTAACGACCCAACAGATTGACATAGGCAAAAGCAACACGATTAATGTAACGCTTAAAACGGGCAGGATCAATCTAACCGAAGCACTGGCTGACCATCAGACAGTCCACCGAAAAGTTTCCGGCAGTTACGTCAAAATGGAATCGGCACCACAGACTTTTATGGCGCCTATGCAAAGGTATCAGCCTGGGGAAACCGAAAATTACAATCCTATCAATGAAAACGGTTTCCAGGTTGCGTCGCAGATGCCAGTTACAACCTTCTCGGTAGACGTGGACCGGGCAGCTTACAGCAACACGCGGCGTTTTCTGAACAATGGTCAGATGCCGCCCGTGGATGCGGTCAGGATTGAGGAAATGATCAATTACTTTGACTATGATTACGCCGGGCCTTCGGGCGAGCATCCTATCGCCGTATCAACCGAAATGACCGATTCTCCCTGGAACCCGGGACTGAAACTCCTGCACATTGGCTTGCAGGCGAAAACCGTCCCGACTAAAAATCTGCCTGCTTCCAACCTCGTTTTCCTGATCGACGTTTCCGGCTCCATGTCCGATCAAAACAAGCTTCCGCTATTGAAGCAGGCTTTCAAACTCCTGGTTGACCAGCTTAGGCCTCAGGATAAAATTTCCATTGTGGTGTACGCAGGCGCTGCGGGAGAAATCTTGAAACCTACATCAGGCAGTGAAAAGATGACCATTAAGGAAGCGCTGGATGGTTTAGAAGCGGGCGGCTCAACGGCTGGCGGCGCAGGCATTGAACTGGCTTATAAACTGGCAAAGGACAACTTCATAAAAAACGGAAACAACCGTGTGATCCTGGCCACGGACGGCGACTTCAATGTCGGTATATCCAGCGAGGGAGCGTTGCAGCGACTGATCGAAGAAAAGCGGAAAGAGGGAATTTTTCTAAGCATTATGGGATTTGGGATGGGAAATTATAAAGACAGCCACATTGAAACGCTCGCCGACAAAGGCAATGGCAACTATGCTTACATTGATAACATTCAGGAAGCAAGAAAGGAGTTTGTACAGGAATTCGGCGGAACACTTTTCACAATTGCCAAGGATGTAAAAATTCAGATCGAATTCAATCCCCGCCACGTACAAGCTTACAGATTAATAGGTTACGAAAATCGGGCGCTCAAAAATGAAGAATTTCATGACGACAAGAAAGATGCCGGCGAGATGGGCTCGGGGCATACGGTTACTGCATTGTACGAGATCGTTCCCACAGGTGCAAAAAGCCCCTATCTGTCAAAGAATGATGCATTGAAATATCAGAAAACAGATGCATCGGACATCGGCAAAACAGACGAAATGCTGACTTTGAAAATCCGCTACAAAAAACCGGACGAAGACCAAAGCGTTTTGTTTGATATGCCTGTTAAAAACATTTCCCGACCCATGGCGGCGTGCTCTGAAAACCTTCGTTTTGCCAGCGCCGTGGCGGAATTCGGGTTGTTGCTTCGGGGTTCGGAGTTTAAGGGAAAAGCGAGTTACCGCGATGTTATCGCCCGCGCAAAAACAGCTTTTGGCAAAGATGAAGAAGGTTACCGCTCAGAATTTGTCCAGCTGGTGAAGACCGCGGAAACACTGGATAACAGGAAAGAAACGGCCCAAAAAGATTAA
- a CDS encoding DUF4202 domain-containing protein — MKNLEKAFALFDAYNRNSPEHLIHEGTDYPVEYFYAVKLYEWVTKLAPDASEGLLLASRAQHIGRWEIARNSYPEGRVGYLKWRTDLSKFHASKAAEILGSVGYDSETIERVQQIIRKQGIKADPEIQTMENALCLVFLQYQYDNLIGKTSEEKMINILQKTWAKMSDPGRNMALSLHYSDEGKRLINMALNAG; from the coding sequence ATGAAGAATCTTGAAAAGGCCTTTGCGCTTTTTGACGCCTATAATCGCAATTCGCCCGAGCATTTGATCCACGAGGGGACAGATTATCCCGTAGAATATTTTTATGCCGTTAAATTATATGAATGGGTTACCAAACTAGCTCCGGATGCGAGCGAGGGCTTGCTACTTGCGTCAAGAGCGCAGCATATAGGGCGCTGGGAAATTGCCAGAAACAGTTACCCGGAAGGCAGGGTTGGCTATCTTAAATGGCGAACCGACTTGTCCAAATTTCACGCTTCAAAAGCCGCTGAGATATTGGGATCGGTGGGTTATGATTCGGAGACAATCGAACGCGTACAGCAAATTATCCGCAAGCAAGGGATCAAAGCAGATCCCGAAATACAGACTATGGAGAACGCGCTTTGCCTGGTTTTTCTCCAATATCAATATGACAACCTCATTGGCAAGACAAGTGAGGAGAAAATGATTAATATTTTGCAGAAAACCTGGGCGAAAATGAGTGATCCCGGCAGGAATATGGCGCTTTCCTTACATTATAGCGATGAAGGAAAGCGCCTGATAAACATGGCATTAAATGCTGGTTGA
- a CDS encoding energy transducer TonB, giving the protein MVENRSDMAGFEEFRRYQNGEMSPREQHLLEKQMLEDPMLAEAYEGFLAMHHNTADLASLQKELKQNLERRTTNHRKWIIPLWTYGAAASLVLTLGTLWLVFVSNPQKGDNKETGQNLVEIPAPEPETARQSEPETAAPSAPETKPAIASQTEKPAPRTTTPGSRAQEPEPATVVSPRKFETDLAAADHDDQVSVPAAAPAEKQAFANTARGPVPAPASRVREQPKYKKSQTVVPEATSVRSLTALPVPADSVMKLTASPLMGWDAYRSYLEKRTAAARRKGEVTVSFYVNSDGTLADLTAEGERQLQPEAIRIVKEGPQWVPARQNGSAVRTPVKVILNFKK; this is encoded by the coding sequence ATGGTAGAGAATAGATCTGATATGGCTGGATTTGAGGAGTTTCGCCGCTATCAGAATGGTGAAATGTCGCCCCGGGAGCAACATTTGCTAGAAAAGCAGATGCTGGAAGATCCTATGCTTGCTGAGGCATATGAAGGATTTCTCGCCATGCACCATAACACGGCCGATCTGGCCAGCTTGCAAAAAGAGCTGAAACAAAACCTGGAACGCAGGACTACTAATCATAGAAAGTGGATAATTCCGCTATGGACCTACGGCGCAGCTGCTTCGCTGGTCCTTACTTTGGGAACGCTTTGGCTTGTGTTTGTGTCCAATCCACAAAAGGGTGACAACAAAGAAACTGGACAAAATCTAGTCGAAATACCTGCGCCAGAACCTGAAACGGCGCGCCAATCCGAGCCTGAAACCGCCGCTCCATCTGCTCCTGAAACAAAACCAGCAATAGCATCCCAAACTGAAAAACCAGCTCCGCGAACAACGACGCCAGGGAGCCGTGCGCAGGAGCCAGAACCTGCAACTGTGGTTTCCCCGCGAAAGTTTGAAACCGATTTAGCCGCCGCAGATCATGATGACCAGGTAAGTGTGCCTGCTGCTGCGCCAGCGGAAAAGCAGGCATTTGCCAACACAGCGCGTGGTCCGGTGCCTGCCCCTGCCAGTCGCGTACGGGAGCAGCCTAAGTACAAAAAGAGTCAAACTGTTGTACCCGAGGCGACTTCTGTCAGAAGTCTTACAGCGCTGCCTGTTCCGGCAGATTCTGTTATGAAGCTCACAGCCAGCCCTTTAATGGGATGGGATGCGTATAGATCTTATCTGGAAAAACGAACCGCCGCCGCCAGGCGAAAAGGAGAAGTGACGGTCAGCTTCTATGTTAATTCAGACGGCACGTTAGCCGACTTGACGGCCGAAGGGGAAAGGCAGTTGCAACCAGAAGCAATCCGCATTGTGAAGGAAGGCCCGCAATGGGTTCCCGCCAGACAAAATGGCTCCGCCGTCCGTACACCTGTGAAGGTTATATTGAATTTCAAAAAGTAG
- a CDS encoding RNA polymerase sigma factor has translation MRFLRIFRGNTAASLSEAQQLRAYRSSGDVGVLGALYEPYMEMVFAVCFKYLRDEDACKDAVMQIFEKLVVELRTHEVEHFKSWLHSVCRNFCLMQLRARKTFVTAHDIDNEHDETLLIATGPEEPLFYDRQFDALEMCLGTLQTEQRMTIQLFYMQEKCYKEISEETGFDLNKVKSYIQNGKRNLKICIERNGRE, from the coding sequence GTGAGGTTTTTAAGAATATTTAGGGGAAATACAGCGGCATCGCTTTCAGAGGCGCAGCAACTCAGGGCCTATCGCAGCTCCGGGGATGTTGGCGTGTTGGGGGCGCTTTATGAACCTTACATGGAAATGGTTTTTGCGGTGTGTTTCAAATATTTGCGTGATGAAGATGCGTGTAAGGACGCGGTGATGCAGATTTTTGAAAAACTTGTTGTTGAATTACGGACGCATGAAGTGGAACATTTCAAAAGCTGGCTTCACAGCGTTTGCCGGAACTTTTGCCTGATGCAGCTTCGTGCAAGAAAGACATTTGTTACAGCCCATGATATTGACAATGAGCACGATGAAACATTGCTGATCGCGACCGGCCCCGAAGAGCCGCTTTTCTACGATCGGCAATTTGACGCGTTGGAAATGTGCCTGGGAACATTGCAAACGGAGCAGAGAATGACGATCCAGCTGTTTTACATGCAGGAAAAATGTTATAAAGAAATTAGTGAGGAAACCGGTTTCGATCTCAATAAAGTGAAAAGTTACATCCAGAACGGAAAACGGAACCTGAAAATTTGCATCGAGAGAAATGGTAGAGAATAG